Proteins found in one Thalassomonas actiniarum genomic segment:
- the dgcA gene encoding N-acetyl-D-Glu racemase DgcA has translation MSMEKYQAAPVTGTGTASGTTLTVQVFSQQLPLKSVFRIARGAKTQAEVILVAISDGRHTGWGEAVPYGRYHESVAGVSQQIKTLPLDTINGKKLTDAVPADKAFEALIAKLPAGAARNALDCAWWDLKAKRQENTVASLLSLPPAIPCISAQTLSIDTPQAMAAAVAKLDNPPLVKVKLDNNNIIGKMTAIKQAAPCSQFIVDANEGWSLDDLQSCGAALKALDVILIEQPLPAGKDQALIDFASPVPLCADESCHTRAELDYLKNRYQVVNIKLDKTGGLSEAVLLAQAAKAMGFDIMLGCMVASSLAMAPASLLSPYAQYVDLDGPLLISDDRHYGFAFTRGLMQPLNTDLWGGPNRNTELHNLLEQ, from the coding sequence ATGAGCATGGAAAAGTACCAAGCCGCTCCCGTCACTGGCACAGGTACAGCGTCAGGCACAACATTAACCGTTCAGGTATTTAGCCAGCAATTGCCGTTAAAGTCGGTTTTTCGCATTGCCCGCGGGGCTAAAACCCAGGCGGAGGTGATCCTGGTGGCGATATCCGATGGCCGCCATACCGGCTGGGGGGAAGCCGTGCCCTATGGCCGCTATCATGAATCGGTTGCCGGGGTTAGCCAGCAAATAAAGACCCTGCCGCTGGACACTATTAACGGCAAAAAGCTCACTGATGCTGTTCCTGCCGATAAAGCCTTTGAAGCCTTGATAGCCAAGCTGCCTGCCGGTGCGGCGCGTAATGCCTTAGATTGTGCCTGGTGGGATCTGAAGGCCAAACGCCAGGAAAACACGGTGGCATCACTTTTATCCCTGCCCCCGGCAATCCCCTGCATCAGCGCCCAAACCTTAAGTATCGATACACCACAGGCGATGGCCGCAGCCGTGGCCAAGCTGGATAATCCGCCGCTGGTCAAGGTAAAACTCGATAATAACAATATTATCGGCAAAATGACCGCCATCAAGCAGGCTGCCCCGTGCAGCCAGTTTATTGTTGATGCCAATGAAGGCTGGTCGCTTGATGACTTGCAAAGCTGCGGTGCAGCGTTAAAAGCTTTAGATGTTATTTTAATTGAACAGCCCTTGCCCGCGGGAAAAGATCAGGCATTGATAGATTTTGCCTCCCCCGTTCCCTTGTGTGCAGACGAGTCATGCCATACCCGGGCTGAGCTGGACTATCTTAAAAACCGCTACCAGGTAGTCAATATCAAGCTGGATAAAACCGGCGGCCTGAGCGAAGCCGTGTTGCTGGCCCAAGCAGCCAAGGCCATGGGTTTTGACATTATGCTCGGCTGCATGGTGGCAAGCTCCTTAGCGATGGCACCGGCATCCCTGTTATCCCCATATGCGCAATATGTCGATTTGGACGGGCCCTTATTGATAAGTGATGACCGTCACTATGGCTTCGCATTTACCCGGGGCTTGATGCAGCCGTTAAACACTGACCTCTGGGGCGGCCCGAACAGAAACACTGAGTTGCACAACTTGCTGGAGCAATAA
- a CDS encoding OmpA family protein produces MTKKASAAQDIEQVRTLILGKENRLITETIRKEARNTVSNVLTEALHDRQNKDGSVDKVIQPLVEDAVKHSVSHNRERLVSSLYPLVGSLVRKSVTAFLADFMEKTNQLIENSLTIKGVKWRIKAWQCGVSFAQYAASQTFVYRVEHILLIHRETGLLLNAVALDNSGKSDPDLISSMLTAINDFVGDSFLANEDGLKEQLQSVSTDNFSLLIKPGPCALVVAAVTGNAPQQVSDQLQLTLEEIHRLYLDALNNFDGDDQGFENSDNLLRDCLLSEQKASETSEKKATWPAWILLVLALSFIGFQAVTWLNNQQLAAKIRQLDQQAGIVIKQLKVVADNQVYLEVLRDPDAIAVSDWFKKNNLSLTGLKASERRYYSLDPDILYVRARQILKPYPDINIRWQNQLLSLSGTLALTKKEKLLNALSIAGFTEGINLNTQQLKLAATITPDTGNEIKRQVFNTLVGRISSMQVDFAVASEEVSQQMQFSLLRLYQDISRLTILAQELKLSFALVIIGCSDNSGNKATNRRLSLKRAENVAQALTQLGLNKHSMFVTGIGEVDIAQVSKSARKVMFNLLVTREP; encoded by the coding sequence ATGACAAAAAAAGCCTCAGCAGCGCAGGACATAGAACAAGTTAGAACACTGATACTGGGAAAAGAAAACCGCTTAATCACAGAAACCATCAGAAAAGAAGCCCGCAACACGGTCAGCAATGTCCTCACGGAAGCATTGCACGACAGGCAAAACAAAGACGGTTCGGTTGACAAGGTCATACAGCCCCTGGTGGAAGACGCCGTCAAACATTCGGTCAGCCACAACCGCGAACGCTTAGTCAGCTCTTTATACCCTTTAGTCGGCAGTTTAGTCAGAAAGTCCGTCACCGCTTTTTTAGCCGACTTTATGGAGAAAACCAATCAGCTGATAGAAAACAGCCTGACCATTAAGGGAGTAAAGTGGCGTATAAAAGCATGGCAATGCGGGGTCAGCTTTGCCCAATATGCCGCCTCACAAACCTTTGTTTACCGCGTTGAACATATATTGCTCATACACAGGGAAACCGGCTTATTGCTCAATGCTGTTGCTTTAGACAATAGCGGTAAAAGTGATCCCGACCTGATCTCTTCCATGCTGACGGCGATCAATGATTTTGTCGGCGACTCATTTTTAGCCAATGAAGACGGGTTAAAAGAGCAGCTGCAATCGGTGAGCACAGATAATTTCAGCCTGTTAATAAAACCGGGGCCGTGCGCTCTGGTGGTTGCCGCCGTGACCGGCAATGCCCCGCAACAAGTCAGTGACCAGCTGCAGCTGACGCTGGAAGAGATTCATCGCTTATATCTCGATGCACTCAATAACTTTGACGGCGATGATCAGGGCTTTGAAAACTCAGACAACCTGCTGCGCGATTGCTTATTATCCGAACAAAAAGCGTCGGAAACAAGCGAGAAAAAAGCGACCTGGCCGGCGTGGATTTTGCTGGTGCTTGCCCTGTCTTTTATCGGTTTCCAGGCAGTCACCTGGTTGAACAACCAACAGCTGGCAGCAAAGATCCGACAACTGGATCAGCAAGCCGGCATTGTCATCAAACAACTGAAAGTAGTCGCTGACAATCAAGTGTATCTGGAGGTTTTGCGCGATCCGGATGCTATCGCCGTCAGCGACTGGTTTAAAAAAAACAACCTCTCCCTTACCGGCCTAAAAGCCAGCGAGCGCCGTTATTATTCTCTTGATCCCGACATTTTATACGTTCGTGCCCGGCAAATTCTCAAACCATATCCGGATATAAACATCCGCTGGCAAAACCAGCTACTGTCACTGTCGGGCACACTGGCACTAACCAAAAAAGAAAAACTGTTAAATGCCCTGTCAATCGCCGGGTTTACTGAAGGGATAAATTTAAACACACAGCAATTAAAACTTGCTGCAACAATAACACCCGATACAGGCAATGAAATCAAGCGGCAAGTTTTTAACACCCTGGTTGGCCGTATCTCCTCGATGCAAGTGGACTTTGCCGTAGCCAGTGAAGAAGTCAGCCAGCAAATGCAATTTTCCCTGCTGCGCCTCTATCAGGACATTAGCCGGCTAACAATATTGGCACAAGAGCTTAAGCTAAGTTTCGCCCTGGTCATTATCGGCTGCAGCGATAATAGCGGCAATAAAGCGACTAACCGGAGATTAAGCCTTAAAAGAGCCGAAAATGTCGCACAAGCTTTAACTCAATTGGGACTGAACAAACACAGCATGTTTGTTACCGGGATAGGAGAAGTGGATATTGCCCAAGTCAGCAAGAGCGCAAGGAAGGTAATGTTTAACCTGCTGGTAACCAGGGAGCCCTGA
- a CDS encoding Rab family GTPase, with the protein MIQKKICLLGASSVGKTSLVKQFVEGIFDEKYLTSIGVKVDKKMVSLADKQVQLMLWDIEGHDRYHAYQERYLRGAAAYIIVVDQTRTSSLLEGVDIHTLARQTTNCPAILAINKNDLPAAWHLDDSEYKTIAPLFELQFSTSAKTGEQVEAMFFAIAKLVYRNKKDDITT; encoded by the coding sequence TTGATCCAAAAAAAAATTTGCCTGTTAGGCGCCTCAAGTGTAGGTAAAACCAGCTTAGTCAAACAATTTGTCGAAGGGATTTTTGACGAGAAATACCTGACAAGCATTGGCGTGAAAGTCGATAAAAAAATGGTTTCTTTAGCAGACAAACAAGTACAATTAATGCTGTGGGATATTGAAGGCCATGACCGCTACCATGCATATCAGGAACGTTATTTACGCGGAGCTGCAGCCTACATCATAGTAGTAGACCAAACCCGGACCTCATCGCTGCTGGAAGGGGTTGATATCCATACCCTCGCCCGCCAAACCACTAACTGCCCGGCAATACTGGCAATCAATAAAAATGACTTACCCGCTGCCTGGCACTTGGATGACAGCGAATATAAAACCATTGCTCCCCTGTTCGAACTGCAATTTTCCACCAGTGCCAAAACCGGCGAGCAAGTGGAAGCGATGTTCTTCGCCATAGCCAAGCTAGTGTACAGGAACAAAAAAGATGACATCACAACTTAA
- a CDS encoding putative bifunctional diguanylate cyclase/phosphodiesterase encodes MTSQLNHVLNAMDQLVLEVIDSTTCSVRLIGGDSDWAKALFPQLASQQAFIITDETPFLLDFLHDARQVWCGQLDTRLRSGFWTEVTQNKTELHLEAIAIKKKQKNLLVIANQYEDFKLQQHTKQLARELLLSNDRLFLQNEYLRSRLLSLFKQPPEQSALPATLTKIIENADFSVIITDNKLTPLVENSAASSLFKEEQPFQIQPAKPIDIILKLMKNQLPEYDRILSTKSHWDGELCWMSPPSTLKWLKISFYPVKSKLNEVENWIVFANDISTIKHLVQRNEQLALQDMLTELPNRFSFWQTLEKHIASAKAFYLLYIDINNFRRHNEFYGHNEGDKLLIECGKRIKSVIKASDFIARVGGDEFTVILTDIDNRQACEIAIQRIIGHIKKPFITSKGEAFTISISIGAANFPNDAKTAADLMKFIDLSAYNGKRNNKNSIQFYSQSMRDSSHQLIQLEHELRLAIKNNEFELFLQPIVDLAKNNITKAEALIRWNHPKKGMISPDKFIPVAEKSDLIIALGEWVIQRACQMVKKLAKLGYNIKISMNLSSAQVTDNNLFSYLHACVKNYKIDPCLLEVEVTEGVLVDDYSVANKLLSKVRTIGMSVSVDDFGTGYSSLSYLKQLPLDFLKIDRSFINDIVTDDNDKAIVKAVIALAHNLNLCVIAEGVETQEQLSFLTDNACNSVQGYLFSRPVQFNAFVELLKKHPHT; translated from the coding sequence ATGACATCACAACTTAACCATGTGCTTAATGCGATGGATCAGCTGGTACTGGAAGTCATCGACAGCACAACATGTTCGGTTAGATTAATTGGCGGCGACAGTGATTGGGCAAAAGCGTTATTTCCACAATTAGCCTCTCAACAAGCTTTTATAATCACCGATGAGACCCCTTTTTTACTCGACTTTTTACATGACGCCAGACAAGTTTGGTGTGGCCAGCTTGATACCCGGCTAAGATCCGGTTTTTGGACCGAGGTCACGCAAAACAAAACAGAATTACATTTAGAAGCCATAGCGATCAAAAAAAAGCAGAAAAATTTACTGGTGATCGCCAACCAATACGAAGACTTTAAACTTCAGCAGCATACCAAACAATTGGCGCGGGAATTACTGCTGTCCAACGACCGGCTTTTTTTACAAAACGAATACCTGCGCTCGCGTTTACTCTCCCTGTTTAAACAGCCGCCAGAGCAAAGTGCCCTGCCGGCAACACTCACCAAGATCATCGAAAATGCCGACTTTTCCGTGATCATTACCGATAACAAGTTAACGCCCCTGGTAGAAAACTCAGCGGCCAGTAGCTTATTCAAAGAAGAGCAACCCTTTCAAATCCAGCCGGCCAAGCCGATAGATATCATCTTAAAGCTGATGAAAAATCAGTTACCCGAATATGATCGGATATTGTCAACCAAATCCCATTGGGATGGCGAGTTATGCTGGATGTCGCCGCCGTCGACTTTAAAGTGGCTCAAAATATCTTTCTATCCGGTAAAAAGCAAACTCAACGAAGTCGAGAACTGGATAGTGTTTGCCAACGACATCAGTACAATTAAACATTTAGTACAACGAAATGAACAACTTGCATTACAAGATATGCTCACCGAACTGCCCAATCGTTTTTCTTTCTGGCAAACCCTGGAAAAACACATCGCATCGGCAAAAGCCTTCTATTTGTTATATATAGATATTAATAACTTCAGGCGGCACAATGAGTTTTACGGCCACAATGAAGGTGATAAGTTATTGATAGAATGCGGTAAACGCATTAAAAGCGTGATCAAGGCTTCCGACTTTATCGCCAGGGTCGGCGGTGATGAATTTACCGTGATCCTAACCGACATTGATAATCGCCAAGCCTGCGAAATAGCAATACAGCGTATTATCGGCCATATCAAGAAGCCCTTTATCACCAGTAAAGGAGAAGCCTTCACTATCAGTATCAGTATTGGTGCGGCGAACTTTCCCAATGACGCTAAAACCGCTGCAGACCTGATGAAATTCATTGATTTAAGCGCATACAACGGCAAGAGAAATAACAAAAATTCGATACAGTTCTATTCCCAGTCCATGAGAGACTCTTCACACCAGTTGATACAATTAGAGCATGAATTAAGACTGGCCATCAAAAACAATGAATTTGAATTATTTCTGCAGCCGATAGTTGACTTGGCAAAAAATAATATAACCAAGGCAGAAGCGCTGATCCGCTGGAACCACCCGAAAAAAGGCATGATCAGTCCGGATAAATTCATCCCGGTGGCAGAAAAAAGCGATTTAATTATTGCCCTCGGTGAATGGGTTATTCAAAGAGCCTGCCAGATGGTAAAAAAACTCGCCAAACTTGGCTATAACATAAAAATTTCCATGAACCTCTCTTCGGCACAAGTCACCGACAACAATTTATTTTCATACCTGCACGCCTGTGTAAAAAATTATAAAATCGACCCCTGCCTGCTGGAGGTGGAGGTCACCGAAGGTGTGCTGGTGGATGATTATTCTGTCGCCAATAAATTACTCAGCAAAGTCAGAACTATAGGCATGAGTGTTTCCGTCGATGATTTTGGTACCGGCTATAGCTCGTTAAGCTATCTAAAACAACTGCCGCTGGATTTTTTAAAAATCGACCGCTCATTTATCAATGATATCGTCACCGATGATAACGACAAAGCCATAGTGAAGGCGGTTATTGCCCTGGCACATAATCTTAATTTATGCGTGATCGCAGAAGGCGTAGAAACCCAGGAGCAATTGAGCTTCCTTACCGATAATGCCTGTAATTCCGTGCAGGGCTATCTCTTTAGCCGTCCGGTGCAATTTAACGCGTTCGTTGAACTGCTGAAAAAACACCCACACACCTAG
- a CDS encoding CapA family protein, whose translation MRYFLIACLLALQPGLSANSFAMGKGEVGFTLAGSLVDEQARPVAGVKVSILEIQGISGADGTFTLNPGVAQSYQIRFSHPDYFPLVQTFSHYELEQNAVSLLNGISLVSRVKNRVMLAFGGDVMMGRRYYQPYFGDEVLIRPGHQLADSRAIVEHIKPYMSLADYAAVNLETQVAEKTPGERAAKSVTFYSRPEVLDALSWAGVDYVSLGNNHTYDYKESGLNSTLAYLDKSGLAYSGAGVNEQAALKAHRQQLKGQDFSMLGYVGWEGSGKPTQTATHQHGGAAYGSMANMLSSVAGEVEQNRITIVQYHGSKEYADGPTGVTEQRLKSSLDAGAALAIAHHPHVSQGLELYNNKLIAYSMGNFVFDQNFSATQHSFLLYVWLDSGKFHRAEIVPVYVKGYKPTPATGMQRYTVMKRLRQLSKLRGTHIGQSGGHGVITNTLLSKIATEQPENTQKKIHQLLFDKGARVASLYHLPWQQQLAAINLPDKGAAYRLGTNLINGSDFESFATFNSPERGWLFDRTAMAVNDFGASGSRSLSLALSKEKPSLFGMQSFRRVYKGGSMMTVTAKFNIDKAVKVNFYWQGRKKSQKLFDAFKHGKKHLIGSVALTGEPGWQHVELEFNSPRVGYRSYRVLAELVLENGEKARIDIDDFALIEWQSAYSQALSPDFYHIDSRQASYLGIDSFIDEAVSLTLH comes from the coding sequence ATGCGGTATTTTCTAATAGCTTGTTTACTGGCTTTGCAGCCGGGCTTAAGTGCCAACAGTTTTGCCATGGGCAAAGGAGAGGTTGGTTTTACCCTGGCGGGCAGCCTGGTTGACGAGCAAGCCAGGCCGGTAGCCGGGGTGAAGGTCTCAATACTTGAAATACAGGGCATAAGCGGCGCAGACGGTACTTTTACCCTCAATCCCGGCGTTGCCCAGAGCTATCAGATCAGGTTCTCGCACCCAGATTATTTTCCTTTAGTTCAAACTTTTAGCCATTATGAACTGGAGCAAAATGCGGTTTCCCTGCTTAACGGCATCAGTTTGGTGTCCCGGGTTAAAAACCGGGTGATGCTGGCGTTTGGCGGTGATGTGATGATGGGACGGCGTTATTACCAGCCTTATTTCGGCGATGAAGTTTTGATCCGTCCCGGGCATCAACTTGCCGACAGCCGGGCAATTGTCGAGCATATCAAGCCTTATATGAGCCTTGCCGATTATGCCGCCGTTAACCTTGAAACCCAGGTCGCCGAGAAAACGCCGGGGGAGCGGGCGGCCAAATCGGTGACTTTTTACTCCCGGCCCGAAGTGCTTGATGCCCTGAGCTGGGCCGGTGTAGATTATGTCTCCCTGGGCAATAACCATACCTATGACTATAAAGAGTCCGGATTAAATTCAACCTTAGCCTATCTGGATAAAAGCGGGCTGGCATATTCCGGGGCCGGTGTGAATGAGCAGGCCGCGTTAAAGGCCCACAGGCAGCAGCTTAAGGGGCAGGATTTTTCCATGTTGGGTTATGTCGGCTGGGAAGGCAGTGGCAAACCGACACAAACGGCCACTCATCAGCACGGCGGCGCCGCATATGGCTCTATGGCGAATATGCTGAGCTCAGTGGCGGGGGAAGTTGAACAAAACCGGATCACAATCGTGCAATATCACGGCAGTAAGGAATATGCCGACGGCCCGACCGGGGTGACCGAGCAAAGGTTAAAGTCGTCCCTTGATGCCGGTGCTGCACTGGCCATAGCCCATCATCCCCATGTCAGCCAGGGGCTGGAGCTGTATAATAACAAGCTTATCGCCTATTCCATGGGCAATTTTGTTTTTGATCAGAACTTCAGCGCCACCCAACACAGCTTTCTTCTATATGTCTGGCTCGATAGCGGCAAATTTCACCGGGCAGAGATAGTGCCGGTTTATGTTAAAGGCTATAAGCCGACACCTGCCACCGGGATGCAACGTTATACCGTTATGAAGCGCCTGCGCCAATTATCAAAGCTTCGTGGCACCCATATTGGCCAATCCGGCGGTCATGGGGTGATAACGAATACCCTGTTATCGAAAATTGCCACTGAACAGCCTGAAAATACGCAAAAAAAAATACATCAGCTTTTATTTGATAAAGGCGCCAGGGTGGCAAGCCTGTATCATTTGCCCTGGCAGCAACAGCTCGCGGCGATTAACTTGCCGGATAAAGGGGCGGCTTATCGTCTGGGCACTAACTTAATCAATGGCAGCGATTTTGAAAGCTTTGCCACTTTTAACAGCCCGGAGCGCGGCTGGTTGTTTGATCGCACCGCCATGGCGGTGAATGACTTTGGCGCCAGCGGCTCAAGAAGTTTGTCGCTGGCGTTAAGCAAAGAAAAACCGAGCCTTTTCGGCATGCAGAGTTTTAGAAGGGTGTATAAGGGCGGCAGCATGATGACTGTCACCGCAAAATTTAACATCGACAAGGCGGTGAAAGTGAATTTTTACTGGCAGGGGCGCAAGAAATCCCAGAAGCTGTTTGATGCTTTTAAGCACGGGAAAAAACACCTGATCGGCAGTGTGGCCTTAACCGGAGAGCCTGGCTGGCAACATGTTGAGCTGGAATTTAACTCTCCCCGTGTGGGTTATAGAAGTTACCGGGTGCTGGCGGAGCTGGTACTGGAAAACGGCGAGAAAGCCCGGATAGATATTGATGATTTTGCCCTGATAGAATGGCAAAGTGCATATAGCCAGGCACTATCCCCTGACTTTTATCATATTGACAGCCGCCAGGCGTCTTATCTGGGCATAGACAGTTTCATCGATGAAGCCGTTTCACTGACACTTCATTAG
- a CDS encoding helix-turn-helix transcriptional regulator: MSSAEQLLQFNESIRAEPLLPFTITPVKPVETLTAKELFFIHQLDKITAEHHHDLLFNSSVAAKLLATSQRQLHRKLTQLFQKNFTQYLGQYRLARALPLLKTGLQIVLICDMVGFSSPSYFAKCFKKTYGITPKQFQQGKR; the protein is encoded by the coding sequence ATGAGCAGTGCCGAGCAACTATTACAGTTTAATGAGTCTATTCGGGCTGAGCCGCTATTGCCGTTCACTATAACACCTGTAAAACCGGTAGAGACATTAACGGCTAAAGAGCTGTTTTTCATTCATCAGCTGGATAAAATCACTGCCGAGCATCACCACGATCTGCTTTTTAACAGCTCGGTTGCCGCCAAGTTGCTCGCCACCAGCCAGCGCCAGCTGCACAGAAAACTGACTCAGCTGTTTCAGAAAAACTTTACCCAATACCTGGGACAGTATCGGTTGGCGCGCGCACTGCCGCTGTTAAAAACCGGCCTGCAAATCGTGCTGATATGCGACATGGTCGGCTTTTCCTCCCCTTCTTATTTTGCCAAATGCTTCAAGAAAACCTATGGCATAACCCCTAAACAGTTCCAACAGGGCAAACGATAA
- a CDS encoding c-type cytochrome produces MNSRVAIAPPQLSVGRTAADVFLFVLFGLIAACTTTGTDKPDYELLEPSTMLSAPEPVVLTERYYSKDQVAHGKYLVELLGCSTCHTDGALVGSPNLHRLLAGSRTGIAFSDPLTQSNPGVVFPGNLTSDPETGIGLWNESDIIEMLRTGVNQYGQHTLSVMPWPAYAKITDDDAIAIAAYLLSLPPVKHVVPRKVRPGKRSEYDFVHFGVYRKSK; encoded by the coding sequence ATGAATTCTAGAGTCGCCATTGCTCCCCCTCAATTGTCTGTCGGCAGAACCGCCGCAGATGTGTTTCTTTTTGTGCTGTTTGGCTTAATTGCTGCCTGTACCACTACGGGTACCGACAAACCCGATTATGAGTTACTTGAACCTTCCACTATGCTTTCCGCGCCGGAACCTGTGGTGCTGACCGAGCGTTATTACTCCAAAGACCAGGTTGCGCACGGCAAATATTTGGTTGAGTTACTGGGATGTAGCACCTGCCATACCGACGGTGCGCTGGTGGGCTCTCCCAACCTTCACCGCTTGCTGGCGGGATCCCGAACCGGCATTGCATTCTCTGATCCTTTGACACAAAGCAATCCCGGCGTGGTTTTTCCCGGTAACCTGACCTCAGATCCCGAAACCGGCATCGGGCTTTGGAACGAGAGCGATATTATTGAAATGTTGCGCACCGGGGTGAATCAATATGGCCAGCATACCTTATCTGTGATGCCCTGGCCGGCTTATGCGAAAATAACGGACGATGATGCCATCGCTATAGCGGCTTATTTATTGTCGCTGCCGCCGGTAAAACATGTGGTGCCGAGAAAAGTGCGCCCCGGTAAACGTAGTGAGTATGACTTTGTGCATTTTGGGGTTTATCGCAAAAGTAAGTAA
- a CDS encoding substrate-binding periplasmic protein has product MSYTLACFSIYLPFNENFIHMHPRLLLYVLLMVASCSVIGKSNSLSACYADWPPYSYQVDGKPAGISIEIYNAILQRANIKVSYSKMPWARCKAEFLAGKVDLLVDGDVSIPNSLHIERGPVLWILIFWVHQDSQFGDFKGYVQFENQSVGYVRDYGYPKDFIEYQGFGEKYDVLDDLQGLKMLAKGRLQAFFGDVISSTFLVNRHQLKLSALGPAMKIRFLTLSFGKQHLAQHTDFRRAFMNMLNDGSIDGIYQKHLGMTYHELLEKYDD; this is encoded by the coding sequence ATGAGCTATACTCTTGCTTGTTTTAGTATTTATTTACCATTCAATGAAAATTTCATTCATATGCACCCGCGATTATTGCTCTACGTATTGTTAATGGTGGCCTCTTGCTCAGTCATTGGAAAAAGTAACTCTCTATCAGCATGTTACGCAGACTGGCCTCCCTACAGCTATCAAGTGGACGGTAAGCCCGCCGGGATCTCAATAGAAATCTATAACGCCATATTGCAACGGGCCAATATCAAGGTGAGTTACAGCAAAATGCCCTGGGCCCGGTGCAAGGCCGAGTTTTTAGCCGGTAAAGTTGATCTTTTAGTCGACGGGGATGTTTCAATTCCAAATTCTCTGCATATTGAACGAGGTCCGGTTTTATGGATATTGATTTTTTGGGTTCATCAGGACAGCCAATTTGGCGATTTCAAGGGCTATGTGCAATTTGAAAATCAATCCGTTGGTTATGTACGAGATTATGGCTATCCTAAAGACTTTATAGAATATCAGGGCTTTGGAGAGAAGTATGATGTTTTAGATGATTTGCAGGGCTTAAAAATGTTAGCCAAGGGCAGGCTACAAGCTTTTTTCGGGGACGTAATAAGCAGTACCTTTTTAGTGAACAGACATCAGCTAAAGTTGAGTGCGCTAGGGCCGGCCATGAAAATCAGGTTTTTGACGCTGAGTTTTGGCAAGCAGCATTTAGCGCAACACACTGATTTCAGAAGGGCATTTATGAATATGTTAAATGACGGCAGTATTGATGGTATTTACCAAAAACATTTGGGGATGACATATCATGAACTGCTTGAAAAATATGATGACTGA
- a CDS encoding LysR family transcriptional regulator, translating to MSEYAMQVCIFAEMVMDKWNELRTAYKLAQLKTLSATAQALSVHRSTVMRHVDALEENLGVTLFQRNDKGYIPTEAGLEIMRLGEVTDSQFSQLTARLKTKEQTLAGKITITCVAEIAGMLMPSIKQYQCQHPKMRIDIIGDLRNFNLEYGEADLAVRVGSKPETPDNVPFSLSEIKLGLCASKNYIEDFGMPNERELAQHKFIALKDRPEHLLWNEWIYHHVPEENIVVSASSQQILTHALFTGCGIGVLPQETINNNRDLVALSLGEEWSIPVWALVHRDMVKMPKIRKFVDTLLAQEKWTVDLF from the coding sequence ATGAGCGAATATGCGATGCAGGTGTGCATTTTTGCAGAGATGGTGATGGATAAATGGAATGAACTTAGAACGGCTTATAAGTTAGCCCAGTTAAAAACGCTTAGTGCGACCGCGCAGGCGTTGAGCGTTCATCGCTCTACGGTTATGCGACACGTTGATGCCCTGGAAGAGAATTTAGGCGTCACATTGTTTCAACGCAATGACAAAGGTTATATCCCCACCGAAGCCGGGTTGGAAATTATGCGCTTAGGAGAAGTGACCGATAGCCAGTTCTCTCAGTTAACGGCGCGTTTAAAAACTAAAGAGCAAACCTTGGCAGGTAAAATCACCATCACCTGTGTGGCTGAGATCGCCGGTATGCTAATGCCTTCCATTAAACAGTATCAATGCCAACATCCTAAAATGCGGATTGATATTATTGGCGATCTCAGAAATTTTAATCTCGAATATGGCGAAGCTGACCTGGCGGTTCGTGTCGGGAGCAAGCCTGAGACCCCGGATAATGTGCCATTTTCGCTGTCAGAAATTAAACTGGGCTTGTGTGCAAGTAAAAACTATATAGAAGATTTCGGTATGCCCAATGAACGGGAACTTGCTCAGCATAAATTTATTGCTTTAAAAGACAGGCCCGAACATTTGCTGTGGAACGAATGGATTTATCATCATGTGCCTGAAGAAAATATTGTTGTGTCAGCTTCCAGCCAGCAGATCTTAACGCATGCCTTATTTACCGGTTGTGGTATTGGTGTTTTGCCTCAGGAAACCATCAATAATAACCGAGATTTAGTGGCACTGTCTCTTGGTGAGGAATGGAGCATACCCGTTTGGGCGCTGGTACATCGTGACATGGTGAAAATGCCAAAAATCAGAAAGTTTGTTGATACTTTATTGGCGCAAGAAAAGTGGACAGTAGATCTGTTTTAG